Within Kineothrix sp. MB12-C1, the genomic segment AAAATTGTCCGGTATTTTAGAGCAAGTAGGCTATGAGCTGGTGGATACGGAAGATGCCGACTTTGTTATTTACAATACATGTACTGTTCGGGATAATGCGAATCAGAGAGTGTATGGGCGGCTTGGATTTTTAAATAGCATGAAAAAGAAGAAGCCTCATATGAAAATTGCGTTATGCGGGTGCATGATGCAGGAAGACTTAGTGATCGAAAAGATTAAGAAGAGTTACCGTTTTGTAGATTTGATTTTCGGCACTCATAATATTTTTAAATTTGCGGAACTATTGTGTACGATGTTTGAATCTGACGATATGGTAATCGATATATGGAAAGATACGGATCAGATTGTAGAAGATTTGCCGGTGGAACGAAAATACTCGTTTAAATCGGGGATTAATATTATGTTCGGCTGCAATAATTTCTGCAGCTATTGTATTGTTCCTTATGTAAGGGGAAGAGAACGAAGCCGTAATCCGAAGGATATTATAAGGGAAATAGAGAATCTGGCGGCCGATGGCGTAGTAGAAATTATGTTGCTCGGACAGAATGTAAACTCATATGGAAAAACGTTAGAGGAACCGATGAGTTTTGCTCAACTTCTTCGCGAAGTGGAGAAAGTGGATGGTATTGAGAGAATCCGTTTTATGACCTCTCACCCTAAGGATTTATCGGAGGAATTGATTCAGGTAATGAAGGAGTCCAAGAAGATATGTCGTCATCTTCACCTTCCTCTCCAATCGGGTTCCACCCGTATACTAGATGCGATGAATCGCCGTTATACGAAGGAACAATATCTTGCGATAGCGGAGAAGATAAGAAAAGAAATTCCTGATATGGCCATTACGACGGATATTATTGTCGGTTTCCCGGGAGAGACACTTGCGGATGTGGAAGAGACGATAGAGGTAGTGAAAAGAGTGAAGTATGATAACGCCTTTACCTTTATTTATTCCAAGCGCACAGGAACACCTGCCGCAGCGATGGATAATCAAGTATCACAGGAAGTGGTAAAAGAAGGATTCGATAAGCTTTTAAAAATTGTACAGGAAACGGCGAGAGAGCGTGCGAGTATGTTGGAGGGGCTTACAGTCTCTGCATTGGTGGAAGAAATAAACGAACAGGATTCCTCCCTCGTAACAGGAAGACTTTCGAATAATACGATCGTACATTTTCCGGGCAATCAATCTTTCATCGGGAAAATTATGAATGTGAAATTAAAAGAATGCCGCGGTTTTTATTATACAGGGGAATTGGTTGATTGATAATGAGTAACTGTTCAGTTACGCTAATAAACTTATGAGAAACAGAGGGGAAGAAAAGTGGCAGAGTTAACTCCTATGATGCAACAATATATGGATACGAAAAGAGAATACAAAGATTGTATTCTCTTTTACCGGCTTGGTGATTTCTATGAAATGTTTTTCGAAGATGCGTTAACCGCTTCTAAGGAATTGGAAATCACTTTAACTGGGAAAAACTGCGGGCAGGAGGAGCGGGCTCCTATGTGCGGAGTGCCTTATCATGCGGTGGAAGGATATTTGAATAAGCTAGTATCCAAAGGCTATAAGGTGGCTATCTGCGAGCAAGTAGAGGACCCAAAGCTCGCAAAGGGCATTGTAAAAAGAGAGGTAGTTCGTGTTGTAACGCCCGGTACGAATTTAAATGTTCAAGGTTTAGAGGAGACACAGAATAACTATTTGATGTGTATTTCTTATTTTCCCAATGCAATAGGAATTTCTATCGCCGATGTTACGACCGGTGATTACTATTTAACGGAAGTCGATGATCTGCGCAGGCTTTTGGATGAAATTAACAAGTATATGCCGTCGGAAATTATATGCAACGATGCTTTTTTAGTGAGCGGTGCAGATATTGATGATTTAAAGAATCGTTTAGGCATTACGGTATATTCGCTGGAATCCCATTATTTTGACGATGATGCTTGCAGAAAATGTCTGATGAAGCATTTCCAAGTTCAGATGCTGACAGGACTGGGAATTGAGGATTTT encodes:
- the miaB gene encoding tRNA (N6-isopentenyl adenosine(37)-C2)-methylthiotransferase MiaB, whose product is MTQQTEKDRQFLFIEQAKEYVDKLAEQLGRRPLCNVTTFGCQMNARDSEKLSGILEQVGYELVDTEDADFVIYNTCTVRDNANQRVYGRLGFLNSMKKKKPHMKIALCGCMMQEDLVIEKIKKSYRFVDLIFGTHNIFKFAELLCTMFESDDMVIDIWKDTDQIVEDLPVERKYSFKSGINIMFGCNNFCSYCIVPYVRGRERSRNPKDIIREIENLAADGVVEIMLLGQNVNSYGKTLEEPMSFAQLLREVEKVDGIERIRFMTSHPKDLSEELIQVMKESKKICRHLHLPLQSGSTRILDAMNRRYTKEQYLAIAEKIRKEIPDMAITTDIIVGFPGETLADVEETIEVVKRVKYDNAFTFIYSKRTGTPAAAMDNQVSQEVVKEGFDKLLKIVQETARERASMLEGLTVSALVEEINEQDSSLVTGRLSNNTIVHFPGNQSFIGKIMNVKLKECRGFYYTGELVD